From Pseudomonas fluorescens, one genomic window encodes:
- the rmf gene encoding ribosome modulation factor, producing the protein MRRLKRDPLERAFLRGYQYGVGGKSRELCPFTLPSVRQAWINGWREGRGDNWDGMTGTAGIHRLNELHAVG; encoded by the coding sequence ATGAGAAGACTTAAGCGTGATCCGTTGGAAAGAGCATTTTTGCGCGGATATCAATATGGCGTTGGTGGCAAATCCCGTGAGCTTTGCCCATTTACTCTACCGTCGGTACGCCAAGCCTGGATTAACGGCTGGCGAGAAGGACGCGGCGACAACTGGGACGGTATGACCGGCACTGCGGGAATCCATAGACTCAACGAACTTCACGCCGTCGGCTAA
- a CDS encoding quinone-dependent dihydroorotate dehydrogenase, whose product MYTLARQLLFKLSPETSHDLSLDLIGAGGRLGLNGLLCKAPASLPVTVMGLNFPNPVGLAAGLDKNGAAIDGFAQLGFGFVEIGTITPRPQPGNPKPRIFRLPQAEAIINRMGFNNLGVDHLLARVAAAKYKGVLGINIGKNFDTPVERAVDDYLICLDKVYAYASYVTVNVSSPNTPGLRSLQFGDSLKQLLADLAERRAELALRHGKHVPLAIKIAPDMSDEETAQVAQALIETGMDAVIATNTTLSRVGVEGMEHGDEMGGLSGAPVREKSTHTVTVLASELGGRLPIIAAGGITEGKHAAEKIAAGASLVQIYSGFIYKGPALIRESVDAIAAMR is encoded by the coding sequence ATGTATACCCTGGCCCGCCAACTGCTGTTCAAACTCTCCCCGGAAACCTCCCACGATCTGTCTCTGGACCTGATCGGTGCGGGCGGGCGCCTGGGCCTGAACGGTTTGCTGTGCAAGGCACCGGCGTCGCTGCCGGTGACGGTCATGGGCCTGAACTTCCCGAACCCGGTGGGTCTGGCGGCTGGCCTGGACAAGAACGGCGCGGCCATCGATGGCTTCGCCCAGCTGGGTTTTGGTTTCGTCGAGATTGGTACCATCACCCCACGACCGCAGCCGGGCAATCCAAAACCACGGATTTTCCGCCTGCCGCAAGCCGAGGCGATCATCAATCGCATGGGCTTCAACAACCTCGGCGTCGATCACTTGCTGGCCCGGGTTGCCGCAGCCAAGTACAAGGGCGTACTGGGGATCAATATTGGCAAGAACTTCGATACGCCGGTCGAGCGCGCGGTCGACGATTATCTGATCTGCCTGGACAAGGTCTACGCCTACGCCAGCTATGTCACGGTCAACGTCAGCTCGCCAAACACTCCGGGCCTGCGCAGCCTGCAATTCGGTGATTCGCTCAAGCAGTTGCTCGCCGATCTGGCCGAGCGTCGTGCGGAGTTGGCCTTGCGTCACGGCAAGCATGTCCCTCTGGCGATCAAGATCGCGCCGGACATGAGCGACGAAGAAACCGCACAGGTTGCGCAAGCGCTGATCGAAACCGGTATGGATGCGGTCATCGCCACCAACACCACCCTGAGCCGCGTCGGTGTCGAAGGCATGGAACACGGTGACGAGATGGGCGGCCTGTCGGGTGCACCGGTTCGCGAAAAGAGCACCCACACCGTGACGGTACTGGCTTCGGAGCTGGGCGGTCGCCTGCCGATCATCGCTGCCGGTGGCATTACCGAGGGCAAGCACGCGGCTGAGAAAATCGCTGCGGGCGCCAGCCTGGTGCAGATCTATTCTGGCTTCATTTATAAGGGCCCGGCGTTGATCCGCGAATCGGTAGACGCTATTGCCGCGATGCGCTGA
- a CDS encoding CmpA/NrtA family ABC transporter substrate-binding protein codes for MNESTVDPLAWVNGSDAPEKTTINLGFMALSDCASVVVAATQGFAQPYGLTLNLKRQSSWANLRDKLVSGELDAAHSLYGLIYAVHLGIGGPPATDMAVLMGLNQNGQSINLSHGLQALGVSSPEALHRHVHQSRSKLTFAQTFPTGTHAMWLYYWLASQGIHPLQDVDSVVVPPSQMVAHLQAGRIDGLCVGEPWSASAVKQNLGFTMATSQAIWPDHPEKVLGCTRAFVEQYPNTARALVMAILEASRFIEQSPENRRSTAQLLSASEYLDTPLAFIEPRLLGEYDDGLGHRWQDPHALRFHNDGEVNQPYLSDGMWFMTQFRRWGLLREDPDYLQVARQVQQLDLYHDAANALGVPCHRQDMRSSQLIDGIVWDGSDPAAYARGFRLHAMADTAPRHASR; via the coding sequence ATGAACGAATCGACAGTCGACCCACTGGCCTGGGTCAATGGCAGTGATGCTCCGGAAAAAACCACGATCAACCTGGGCTTCATGGCCTTGAGTGACTGCGCCTCGGTGGTGGTCGCCGCCACCCAGGGGTTCGCCCAGCCCTATGGCCTGACGCTGAACCTCAAGCGCCAGTCGTCATGGGCCAACCTGCGGGACAAGCTGGTCAGCGGCGAGCTCGACGCCGCCCACAGCCTTTACGGCCTGATCTATGCGGTCCACCTGGGTATCGGCGGCCCGCCTGCCACCGACATGGCGGTGCTCATGGGCCTGAATCAGAACGGCCAGAGCATCAATCTTTCCCACGGCCTGCAAGCACTGGGCGTGAGCAGTCCTGAAGCACTGCATCGGCACGTGCACCAAAGTCGCTCAAAACTGACCTTCGCCCAAACCTTTCCTACCGGTACTCATGCCATGTGGCTGTACTACTGGCTGGCGAGTCAGGGTATTCACCCCTTGCAGGATGTCGACAGTGTGGTGGTGCCGCCGTCGCAAATGGTCGCGCACCTGCAGGCCGGCCGCATCGATGGCCTCTGCGTCGGTGAGCCGTGGAGCGCCAGCGCGGTCAAGCAGAACCTCGGCTTCACGATGGCCACCAGTCAGGCGATCTGGCCGGATCATCCCGAGAAAGTCCTCGGCTGCACCCGCGCCTTTGTCGAGCAATACCCCAACACCGCCAGGGCGCTGGTGATGGCGATCCTCGAAGCCAGCCGGTTCATCGAGCAAAGCCCGGAGAATCGCCGCAGCACTGCCCAATTACTGAGCGCCAGCGAGTACCTGGACACGCCGCTGGCATTCATCGAGCCGCGTCTGCTCGGTGAATACGACGATGGCCTGGGCCACCGCTGGCAGGATCCCCATGCCCTGCGCTTTCACAATGACGGCGAGGTGAATCAGCCTTACCTGAGCGATGGCATGTGGTTCATGACCCAATTCCGTCGCTGGGGCCTGCTGCGGGAAGACCCGGATTATCTGCAGGTGGCCCGTCAGGTCCAGCAACTGGACCTGTACCACGATGCCGCAAACGCTCTGGGCGTGCCCTGCCACAGACAAGACATGCGCAGCAGCCAACTGATTGACGGTATCGTCTGGGACGGCTCCGATCCGGCCGCCTATGCCCGCGGTTTCCGGCTGCACGCCATGGCCGACACCGCCCCCCGGCACGCCAGTCGCTGA
- a CDS encoding ANTAR domain-containing response regulator has protein sequence MLRILLINDTAKKVGRLKTALIEAGFDVIDESGLTIDLPARVETVRPDVILIDTESPSRDVLEQVVLVSRDQPHPIVMFTDEHDPGVMRQAIKSGVSAYIVEGIHAARLQPILDVAMARFESDQALRAQLHARDMQLAERKRIELAKGLLMKMKDCNEEQAYTLMRRQAMSRQQKLIQVAEQIIAMSELLGG, from the coding sequence ATGTTGCGTATTCTGCTGATCAACGACACGGCAAAAAAAGTCGGACGCCTGAAGACCGCGCTGATCGAGGCCGGCTTTGACGTGATCGATGAGTCCGGCCTGACCATCGACCTGCCGGCGCGCGTCGAAACAGTGCGCCCGGACGTGATTCTGATCGATACCGAGTCACCCAGCCGCGATGTGCTGGAACAAGTGGTGCTGGTCAGCCGCGACCAACCCCATCCCATCGTGATGTTTACCGACGAGCACGACCCCGGCGTGATGCGCCAGGCGATCAAATCCGGGGTCAGTGCCTACATTGTCGAGGGCATTCACGCGGCGCGCCTGCAACCGATCCTCGATGTCGCCATGGCCCGTTTCGAGAGCGACCAGGCGCTGCGTGCCCAGTTGCATGCCCGCGACATGCAACTGGCGGAGCGCAAGCGCATTGAACTGGCCAAAGGCCTGCTGATGAAAATGAAGGACTGCAATGAAGAGCAGGCGTACACCCTGATGCGTCGCCAGGCCATGAGCCGTCAGCAGAAACTGATTCAGGTCGCCGAACAGATCATCGCCATGAGCGAGCTGCTTGGCGGTTAG
- a CDS encoding nitrate/nitrite transporter produces MNSSFWKSGHTPTLFAAFLYFDLSFMVWYLLGPLAVQIAADLQLTTQQRGLMVATPILAGAVLRFVMGLLADRLSPKTAGLIGQVIVICALFGAWKLGIHSYEQALLLGVFLGMAGASFAVALPLASQWYPPQHQGKAMGIAGAGNSGTVLAALIAPLLAAAFGWGNVFGFALIPLILTLVIFAWLAKNAPERPKAKSMADYFKALGDRDSWWFMFFYSVTFGGFIGLASALPGYFNDQYGLSPVTAGYYTAACVFGGSLMRPFGGALADRFGGIRTLLLMYSVAVICIAAVGFNLPNSYAALALFVCTMLGLGAGNGAVFQLVPQRFRREIGVMTGLIGMAGGIGGFALAAGMGAIKQSTGSYQLALWLFASLGVLAWFGLHGVKRRWRTTWGSAAVTAARV; encoded by the coding sequence ATGAATTCAAGCTTCTGGAAATCCGGCCATACCCCGACTCTGTTCGCGGCCTTCCTGTACTTCGACCTGAGCTTCATGGTCTGGTACCTACTCGGCCCGCTGGCGGTGCAAATCGCCGCCGACCTGCAGTTGACCACTCAACAGCGCGGCTTGATGGTCGCCACGCCGATCCTCGCCGGTGCCGTGCTGCGCTTCGTGATGGGCTTGCTGGCCGACCGCCTGTCGCCGAAAACCGCCGGGCTGATCGGCCAGGTGATCGTCATCTGTGCACTGTTCGGCGCCTGGAAGCTGGGCATCCACAGCTACGAACAAGCCTTGCTGCTCGGGGTGTTCCTGGGCATGGCCGGCGCCTCGTTCGCCGTTGCCCTGCCCCTGGCCTCGCAGTGGTACCCGCCGCAGCACCAGGGCAAGGCCATGGGCATTGCCGGTGCCGGAAACTCCGGTACGGTCCTGGCGGCCTTGATCGCTCCGCTGCTGGCGGCGGCGTTTGGCTGGGGCAATGTCTTCGGCTTCGCCCTGATTCCGCTGATCCTGACTCTGGTGATCTTTGCCTGGCTGGCAAAAAACGCCCCAGAGCGGCCGAAAGCCAAATCGATGGCCGACTACTTCAAGGCCCTGGGCGATCGTGACAGCTGGTGGTTCATGTTCTTCTACAGCGTGACCTTCGGCGGTTTTATCGGCCTGGCCAGCGCCCTGCCCGGCTACTTCAACGACCAGTACGGCCTGAGCCCGGTGACTGCCGGCTACTACACCGCGGCCTGCGTGTTCGGCGGCAGCCTGATGCGCCCCTTCGGCGGCGCGCTGGCGGATCGCTTCGGCGGCATCCGCACCCTGCTGCTGATGTACAGCGTAGCCGTCATCTGCATCGCGGCCGTGGGCTTCAACCTGCCTAATTCCTACGCGGCACTGGCACTGTTCGTCTGCACCATGCTCGGTCTCGGTGCCGGCAATGGCGCGGTGTTCCAACTGGTCCCGCAACGTTTTCGTCGCGAGATCGGGGTGATGACCGGGCTGATCGGCATGGCCGGCGGCATTGGCGGCTTTGCTCTCGCCGCAGGCATGGGCGCGATCAAACAGAGTACCGGCAGCTATCAGTTGGCCCTGTGGCTGTTCGCCAGCCTCGGCGTGCTCGCCTGGTTTGGCCTGCATGGCGTCAAGCGTCGCTGGAGAACCACTTGGGGCTCGGCGGCCGTGACCGCGGCGCGGGTCTGA
- a CDS encoding bifunctional protein-serine/threonine kinase/phosphatase: MSLQLSFAEASAIGPREENQDALRLVTPTADIAASKGFLFAIADGVSQCADGGLAARTTLQALALDYYATPQTWGVAQSLDRLLLAQNRWLQANGGGLPLLTTVSALVLRGQRFTLAHVGDCRVYRWHAGQLQRISEDHVWEQPGMQHVLKRALGLDQHLVLDFLDGELRAGECFVLLSDGVWATLGDTAIAAILRDQPNLDSAAQTLVNAAHLAGSQDNASALLVRVDALGEASIGDALIHLQQWPLPPPLKPGQPFEGWQVECLLGQSQQSLLYRVRDSQQQPWLLKTLPMGKDPAAAQALLSEEWFLKRVAGRSFPEIHPATQRQHLYYVMREYPGQTLAQRFSEHGPLPIEQWRALAERLLRAVGMLHRRQILHRDIKPENLLLAADGELRLLDFGLAYCPGLSADPSNQLPGTPSYIAPEAFNGDAPTAQQDLYAVGVTLYYLATGHYPYGEIEAFQRPRFGVPVSAQRYRPDLPDWLGQSLERGVNADPTERYETAEEWLLVLEQGERRSLSARPRPLLEREPLKVWRTLALISLLSNLLLLFALFHG; the protein is encoded by the coding sequence ATGAGTCTGCAACTGAGTTTTGCCGAGGCCAGCGCCATCGGTCCACGGGAGGAAAACCAGGACGCCCTGCGCCTGGTGACGCCGACCGCTGACATCGCCGCCAGCAAGGGCTTTCTGTTTGCCATCGCCGACGGCGTCAGCCAATGCGCCGACGGCGGACTCGCGGCGCGCACCACCCTGCAGGCGCTCGCGCTGGACTACTACGCGACGCCGCAGACCTGGGGTGTCGCGCAGTCCCTGGACCGCCTGCTGCTGGCGCAGAACCGCTGGTTGCAGGCCAACGGCGGCGGCTTGCCGCTGTTGACCACGGTCAGCGCGCTGGTGTTGCGCGGGCAACGCTTCACCCTGGCCCATGTCGGCGATTGCCGGGTCTACCGCTGGCACGCCGGGCAGTTGCAGCGCATCAGTGAGGATCACGTCTGGGAACAACCGGGCATGCAGCATGTGCTCAAGCGTGCCCTGGGCCTGGATCAACACCTGGTGCTGGATTTCCTCGATGGCGAACTGCGCGCCGGCGAATGCTTCGTGCTGCTCAGCGACGGTGTCTGGGCGACGCTGGGCGACACCGCCATCGCCGCCATCCTGCGCGACCAACCCAACCTTGACAGCGCCGCGCAGACCCTGGTCAACGCCGCGCACCTGGCCGGCAGTCAGGACAATGCCAGCGCCTTGCTGGTGCGGGTCGATGCCCTCGGAGAAGCGAGCATCGGCGATGCGCTGATTCACTTACAACAATGGCCGTTGCCGCCGCCGCTCAAGCCAGGTCAGCCGTTCGAGGGCTGGCAGGTAGAATGCCTGTTGGGACAAAGCCAGCAATCCTTGCTTTATCGAGTACGCGACAGCCAGCAGCAACCCTGGCTGTTGAAGACCTTGCCAATGGGTAAAGACCCGGCGGCAGCCCAGGCCTTGTTGTCCGAGGAATGGTTTCTCAAACGGGTTGCCGGTCGCAGCTTCCCGGAAATTCATCCGGCGACCCAGCGTCAGCACCTGTACTACGTGATGCGCGAATACCCCGGCCAGACCCTGGCGCAACGGTTCAGCGAGCACGGACCGTTGCCCATCGAACAATGGCGGGCGTTGGCCGAGCGCTTGCTGCGTGCGGTGGGCATGCTCCATCGACGACAGATCCTGCACCGCGATATCAAACCGGAGAATCTGCTGCTGGCGGCTGACGGCGAGTTGCGCCTGCTGGACTTTGGTTTGGCCTATTGTCCGGGGCTGTCCGCCGATCCCTCCAACCAGCTGCCCGGCACCCCCAGCTACATCGCTCCGGAAGCCTTCAACGGCGACGCTCCTACAGCCCAGCAGGACCTGTATGCCGTTGGCGTGACCCTGTATTACCTGGCCACCGGACACTATCCCTACGGTGAGATCGAAGCCTTCCAGCGCCCACGGTTCGGCGTGCCGGTCAGCGCTCAGCGCTATCGGCCCGATCTCCCGGACTGGCTGGGCCAGAGCCTGGAGCGCGGGGTCAATGCCGACCCGACTGAGCGCTATGAAACCGCCGAAGAATGGCTGCTGGTGCTTGAGCAAGGCGAACGCCGCAGCCTGAGCGCCCGGCCACGGCCGTTGCTCGAACGCGAACCGCTGAAGGTCTGGCGCACCCTGGCCCTGATCTCACTGCTGAGCAACCTGCTGCTGTTGTTCGCCCTGTTCCACGGCTGA
- a CDS encoding nitrate reductase — MNRQTTASTCCYCGVGCGVLIEHDGEHILGVSGDPTHPANFGKLCSKGSTLHLTGDHAARALYPELRLGKGLARSRADWDSALDHAATVFARTIAEHGPDSVAFYISGQLLTEDYYAFNKLARALVGTNNIDSNSRLCMSSAVVGYKRSLGADAPPCSYEDLELSDCVMIVGSNMAYAHPVLFRRLEQAKARRPQMKIIVIDPRRTDTCDLADLHLAIAPGSDVALFHGILHLLLWEDWIDRSFIESHTEGLAELKNLVRDYTPGMVAQLCDISVEQLQQCAEWIGTSPSFLSLWCMGLNQSTAGSAKNSALINLHLATGQIGRPGAGPFSLTGQPNAMGGRETGSLSNLLPGHRDAANPEHRTEVADYWGVDSLPDSPGLSAIELFEQVRNGQIKALWIACTNPAQSLPDQHNVRAALEACPFLVLQEAFRTTETAPFADLLLPAASWGEKEGTVTNSERRISHVRRAITPPGEARADWAITVDFAQRLEKQLRQGQPSLFAFEHPMQLFDEFKHLTQGRDLDLSGISHALIDRLGPQQWPFPQGAVSGTPRLYTDGIFPTANGRARFMTEPYRAAREQRDAHYPLTLMTGRLRDQWHGMSRTGTAAQLFGHVSEALLSLHPDDLREHHLSSGDLVSLKSRRGSVIVAVGADDSVRPGQAFLPMHWGDRFLKGGVNALTQPAFDPLSKQPELKHSGVRIEPVALAWKLFALVEGDVQRHFEALRPLCEDFAYVSLSLAGRERPALLIRAANTQAPDLQRLQEIDHHLGLIDGPVLAYDDPQRSIGKRVRIEQGRITAIRLAGETLAQYWLQDLWLEGRVDEQLRRWLLAPLSAAPGSTSGVSGAQKILCNCKNVSQGAVCREIENGLNLQELKQQLGCGTQCGSCVPEIKRLLAANLQPLAITS; from the coding sequence ATGAACCGTCAGACAACTGCCTCGACCTGCTGCTACTGCGGGGTTGGCTGCGGCGTGCTGATCGAACACGACGGCGAACACATCCTCGGCGTCAGTGGCGATCCAACGCACCCGGCCAACTTCGGCAAGCTGTGCAGCAAGGGCTCGACCCTGCACCTGACGGGCGACCACGCAGCCCGTGCCCTGTATCCCGAATTGCGTCTGGGCAAGGGCCTGGCTCGCAGCCGCGCCGACTGGGACAGCGCCCTCGACCACGCCGCTACGGTGTTTGCCCGGACCATCGCGGAGCATGGTCCTGACAGTGTCGCGTTCTATATTTCGGGGCAACTGCTGACGGAGGACTATTACGCCTTCAACAAACTCGCCCGGGCGCTGGTGGGCACCAACAACATCGACAGCAACTCGCGCCTGTGCATGTCCTCGGCCGTGGTCGGCTATAAGCGCAGCCTCGGCGCCGACGCCCCGCCCTGCAGCTATGAAGACCTTGAGCTGAGCGATTGCGTGATGATCGTCGGCAGCAACATGGCCTACGCCCACCCCGTGCTGTTTCGCCGTTTGGAGCAGGCCAAGGCGCGCCGTCCGCAGATGAAGATCATCGTCATCGACCCGCGACGCACCGACACCTGCGACCTGGCCGATTTGCACCTGGCAATTGCACCGGGCTCCGATGTCGCTCTGTTTCACGGAATACTGCACCTGCTGCTGTGGGAAGACTGGATCGACCGCAGTTTCATCGAGAGCCACACCGAGGGTCTGGCGGAGCTGAAAAACCTGGTGCGCGATTACACCCCGGGAATGGTCGCGCAACTGTGCGACATCAGTGTCGAGCAACTGCAGCAATGTGCCGAGTGGATTGGGACTTCGCCGAGCTTCCTGTCGCTGTGGTGCATGGGCCTGAATCAGTCCACCGCCGGCAGTGCAAAAAACAGCGCACTGATCAATCTGCACCTGGCCACAGGGCAAATCGGCCGCCCTGGCGCCGGACCTTTCTCGCTGACGGGTCAGCCAAATGCCATGGGCGGTCGCGAAACCGGCAGCCTGTCGAACCTGTTACCGGGCCATCGCGATGCGGCCAACCCTGAGCATCGCACCGAAGTCGCAGACTATTGGGGAGTCGATAGCCTGCCCGACAGCCCGGGGCTGAGCGCCATCGAATTGTTCGAGCAGGTCCGCAACGGACAAATCAAAGCCCTGTGGATCGCCTGCACCAACCCGGCGCAGTCCCTGCCTGACCAACACAATGTGCGTGCCGCCCTTGAGGCGTGCCCCTTTTTGGTCCTGCAGGAAGCCTTCCGCACCACCGAAACCGCACCCTTTGCCGACCTGTTGCTGCCCGCCGCCAGTTGGGGCGAAAAAGAAGGCACGGTGACCAACTCCGAACGGCGCATTTCTCACGTGCGCCGAGCCATAACCCCGCCAGGTGAAGCACGCGCGGATTGGGCAATTACCGTAGATTTCGCTCAACGTCTGGAGAAACAGCTACGTCAAGGTCAACCCAGCCTGTTTGCGTTCGAGCATCCAATGCAGCTATTCGACGAGTTCAAGCACCTGACCCAGGGTCGCGACCTCGACCTGTCGGGTATCAGCCACGCCCTGATCGACCGCCTGGGCCCGCAACAATGGCCGTTCCCTCAAGGGGCCGTCAGCGGTACGCCACGCCTTTACACCGACGGGATCTTCCCGACCGCCAACGGCCGCGCACGGTTCATGACCGAGCCTTACCGCGCCGCCAGGGAACAGCGTGACGCGCATTACCCGCTGACCCTGATGACCGGCCGCCTGCGCGATCAATGGCACGGCATGAGTCGCACCGGCACCGCGGCGCAATTGTTCGGACATGTCAGCGAAGCGCTGTTGAGCCTGCATCCGGACGACCTGCGCGAGCATCACCTGAGCAGTGGCGACCTGGTCAGCCTGAAGAGTCGTCGAGGCAGCGTGATTGTGGCGGTCGGCGCCGACGACAGCGTGCGACCGGGCCAGGCTTTTCTGCCCATGCACTGGGGCGATCGCTTTCTCAAGGGCGGAGTGAATGCCCTGACCCAGCCGGCGTTCGACCCGCTGTCCAAACAACCGGAATTGAAGCACAGCGGAGTGCGCATCGAGCCCGTTGCGCTGGCGTGGAAGCTGTTTGCCCTGGTGGAGGGTGACGTTCAACGACACTTTGAGGCGTTGCGACCGCTGTGCGAAGACTTTGCCTACGTCAGCCTCAGCCTTGCCGGACGTGAACGCCCGGCGCTGCTGATACGCGCGGCCAACACTCAGGCACCGGACCTGCAACGCTTGCAGGAGATCGATCACCACTTGGGCCTCATCGACGGACCCGTGCTGGCCTATGACGACCCGCAACGCTCAATCGGCAAACGAGTGCGTATCGAACAGGGACGCATCACCGCGATCCGCCTGGCGGGCGAAACCCTCGCCCAATATTGGCTGCAGGATCTCTGGCTCGAAGGGCGTGTCGACGAGCAACTGCGGCGCTGGTTGTTGGCGCCGTTGAGTGCCGCGCCTGGCAGCACCAGTGGCGTGTCAGGCGCGCAGAAAATTCTCTGTAACTGCAAAAACGTCAGTCAGGGCGCGGTGTGTCGCGAAATTGAAAACGGCCTGAATCTGCAGGAACTGAAGCAACAACTGGGTTGCGGCACGCAATGCGGCTCCTGCGTCCCGGAAATCAAGCGTCTATTGGCTGCCAACCTGCAGCCGTTAGCCATCACCTCGTGA
- the cobA gene encoding uroporphyrinogen-III C-methyltransferase produces MSAKVWLVGAGPGDPELLTLKAVRALGSADVVMIDDLVNPAVLEHCPQARVIAVGKRGGCRSTPQAFIHRLMLRYARQGKCVVRLKGGDPCIFGRGGEEAQWLRERDIDVELVNGITAGLAGATQCDISLTLRGVARGVTLVTAHTQDDSELNWSALAQGGTTLVVYMGVAKLADIRQQLLTGGMAADTPVAMIENASLPHQRECRSNLANMQEDAHSFHLKSPAILVIGAVAARIAAADVLPEHDWRTRAAV; encoded by the coding sequence ATGAGCGCAAAAGTCTGGCTGGTAGGTGCTGGCCCCGGTGACCCAGAATTACTGACCCTCAAGGCCGTGCGGGCACTGGGCTCAGCCGATGTGGTGATGATCGATGACTTGGTCAATCCGGCGGTGCTGGAACATTGCCCACAGGCACGGGTAATAGCCGTGGGTAAACGCGGTGGTTGTCGATCGACCCCACAGGCATTTATCCATCGCCTGATGCTGCGCTACGCCCGTCAAGGCAAATGCGTGGTGCGACTCAAAGGAGGTGATCCGTGCATCTTCGGGCGCGGTGGCGAAGAGGCGCAGTGGTTGCGCGAACGCGACATAGACGTTGAACTGGTCAATGGCATCACCGCCGGCCTGGCGGGAGCGACTCAATGCGATATCTCCCTGACCCTGCGCGGTGTGGCCCGCGGCGTGACGCTGGTGACGGCCCATACCCAGGACGACAGCGAGCTTAATTGGAGCGCCCTGGCACAGGGTGGCACGACACTGGTGGTCTACATGGGCGTGGCCAAGCTTGCGGACATTCGTCAGCAACTGTTGACGGGTGGAATGGCGGCCGATACGCCGGTGGCCATGATTGAAAATGCCTCATTGCCGCATCAGCGCGAATGTCGGAGCAATCTTGCAAACATGCAGGAAGACGCCCACAGCTTTCATCTGAAAAGCCCGGCGATCCTGGTAATAGGCGCAGTAGCAGCTCGCATAGCCGCTGCCGATGTATTGCCGGAGCACGATTGGCGCACCCGGGCAGCCGTGTAA
- a CDS encoding OmpA family protein, whose product MKLKNTLGLAIGSLIAATSFGVLAQGQGAVEGELFYKKQYNDSVKHIEDGFNPGARIGYFLTDDVSIDLNYDQTHHTRSNDGTGNQKIKGDTASLLGTYHFGQAGVDSLRPYVSGGFGHQSRTNVQADGHSGRDQTTQAIIGTGVKYYFTDNLFARAGVEADYGLDNGKWDYSALVGLGVNFGGNAGAVAPAPVVAPAPEPEPEAPVAEVVRVELDVKFDFDKSVVKPNSYADVKNLADFMKQYPQTTTVVEGHTDSVGPDAYNQKLSQRRADAVKQVLVKDGIDASRVSSVGYGESRPVADNATEAGRAVNRRVEAQVEAQAK is encoded by the coding sequence ATGAAACTGAAAAACACCTTGGGCTTGGCCATTGGTTCTCTTATTGCCGCTACTTCTTTCGGCGTTCTGGCACAAGGCCAAGGCGCAGTTGAAGGCGAGCTGTTCTACAAGAAGCAGTACAACGATAGCGTCAAGCACATCGAAGACGGCTTCAACCCAGGCGCTCGTATCGGTTACTTCCTGACCGACGACGTTTCGATCGATCTGAACTACGATCAGACCCACCACACCCGTTCGAACGACGGTACTGGCAACCAGAAAATCAAAGGTGACACTGCGTCCCTGCTGGGTACCTACCACTTCGGTCAGGCTGGCGTAGATTCCCTGCGTCCATACGTTTCCGGTGGTTTCGGTCACCAGAGCCGTACCAACGTACAGGCTGACGGCCACAGCGGTCGCGATCAGACCACTCAAGCCATCATCGGTACCGGTGTTAAGTACTACTTCACCGACAACCTGTTCGCCCGTGCTGGCGTTGAAGCTGACTACGGTCTGGACAACGGCAAGTGGGACTACTCCGCCCTGGTTGGTCTGGGTGTGAACTTCGGCGGCAACGCTGGCGCAGTAGCTCCAGCTCCAGTCGTAGCACCGGCTCCAGAACCAGAGCCAGAAGCTCCGGTTGCTGAAGTTGTTCGTGTTGAGCTGGACGTCAAGTTTGACTTCGACAAATCCGTTGTTAAGCCAAACAGCTACGCTGACGTGAAAAACCTGGCTGACTTCATGAAGCAGTACCCACAGACCACCACCGTGGTTGAAGGTCACACTGACTCCGTAGGTCCAGACGCTTACAACCAGAAGCTGTCCCAGCGTCGTGCTGACGCTGTTAAGCAAGTTCTGGTTAAAGACGGCATCGACGCTAGCCGCGTTAGCTCCGTTGGTTACGGCGAATCCCGCCCAGTTGCTGACAACGCAACTGAAGCTGGCCGCGCTGTTAACCGTCGCGTAGAAGCGCAGGTTGAAGCTCAAGCTAAGTAA